The Nocardioides marmorisolisilvae genomic interval CCGGATCACCTGGGCGAGCGACCCGGGACTCTCCAGCCACTCGGTGACCAGGACGTGCGGGCTGCCGGCCACCACGTCGGGCACCACGATGTCCGGGTCGTCGCGGTAGGCGGCCGCGAAGGTCCGCTGCGCATCGGCCTCGAGGCCATAGTCGAGCTCCTCGGCTGCCCGCGCCTGCAGCTCGGCGAGCAGCGGCTTGACCTCGATGCCGGGCACCATGGGGCCCAGGGAGCGAGCCAGTCGGGCCAGCTGTCGCAGGTCGGAGCGCAACGCCTCGCCCGCGCCCGGGTACTGGACCTTGACGGCGACCCCGAGGCGGCGGTCACCGGTCCCCGCCCCCGGCTCGACCCAGATGCCCTTGTGCACCTGCCCGATCGAGGCGGCCGCCGCGGGGACGGCGTCGAAGTCGACCAGGTGCTCGTGCCAGTTCGCGCCGAGATCCTCGGCCAGCCGCTGCCGGATCATGATCGTCGGCATCGGCGGTGCGGAGTCCTGCAGGCGGGTCAGCTGCTCGCGGTACGGCGCGGCCAGCTCCTCGGGCAGCGCTGCCTCGAAGATCGACATCGCCTGGCCGAACTTCATCGCCCCGCCCTTGAGCTCGCCCAACGTCCGGAAGAGCTGCTCGGCGGTGCGTTGCTGGATCTCGGTCAGCACCGCCTCGGACGACGCGCCGCCGAGCCGCTTGCCCAGACCGACCGCGC includes:
- a CDS encoding ABC1 kinase family protein, yielding MNDLPRKAVARTARLAALPLGYAGRSAVGLGKRLGGASSEAVLTEIQQRTAEQLFRTLGELKGGAMKFGQAMSIFEAALPEELAAPYREQLTRLQDSAPPMPTIMIRQRLAEDLGANWHEHLVDFDAVPAAAASIGQVHKGIWVEPGAGTGDRRLGVAVKVQYPGAGEALRSDLRQLARLARSLGPMVPGIEVKPLLAELQARAAEELDYGLEADAQRTFAAAYRDDPDIVVPDVVAGSPHVLVTEWLESPGSLAQVIRDGTQEERDHYAGHFVRFLFGGPSRTGMLHADPHPGNFRPLPSADGTPGRLGVLDFGAVARLPERGLPRSLGALIRIAAMDDYDQLVDQLREEGFIRERIRLDADQLRAYLGPFIEPAAEETFQFSRQWMRRQFRRLNDPRGEAYATMLRLNLPPSYLLIHRTWTGAIGVLSQLEAELPFRALLEENLPGFADPR